Below is a window of Mauremys mutica isolate MM-2020 ecotype Southern chromosome 11, ASM2049712v1, whole genome shotgun sequence DNA.
cagctgaggcttcaccagtgctgagcagaatgggacaattacctcccatgtcttacatatgacattgatgttaatacaccccagaattatcttaGCCTTTTCCACAATTGCATCACAATATTGGCTCATATTCATTTTGTAATCCaatataactcccagatcctttccagcagtattgctgcctagccagttatttctaATTTTGTAGTtgtgaatttgatttttccttcctaagtgtagtactttcaacttgtctttattgaatttcgtctcgttgatttcagatcaatgctccaatttgtccaggtccttttgaattctaacctttttctccaaagtgcttccatCCCATGCTACTATGGTGCCTTCCCATAAATTTCATAAGCATAATCTCCACTTTGttatattgactagtactggacccaggacagactcGCCTGAGTGACCCCACTAGACACATCCTCCActttgacagcgaaccattgatcactacgcTTTGAGGGAAGTTTGtcaatcagttgtgcacccactttacagtaatttcatctagaccacattgccCCATTTAGAGCACTCAGGGCATAAATAGGTTTTTGCGCCACGGATGGTTCCTTGCTCATTTGCAGGGTAGGTGTTAGCCAGGCAGAAGCCAGGCTGAAAGGTGGCCAGCCTTTCATGGCATCACACAGGCACCAAATAGCTCTAAGGCAGCAGCATCTACAGGAGTCACAAGGACAAACATTTCCACAGAGCCCAAGAAACACTCCCTGAACAAACCAAACCACACcacaccctggtgtaaatcaatgtcgCTCCACTGTGCTGTGCAGATTTCCACCAAAATGTGGGCCCGATTCGCCCAGCCTAGAACCTTGCACAGTCACTTGTGCAAGGTGCATGTGAAGCCCAACCATTCTGAGCAGATAGTGTTTTACATCCATTTTGCACAAGTGTATGTGATGATACAGGGTGTAGGGCAGTGAGGCACCAGGCCCTGGATGTCTGATACATGAGGAGTTGAAGGAAAGTATAACCCAGGTGGTTTATACACAAAGGTGGCTCTGAAAAAGCTGGAGAacgaggaggcagagaagaagagaCAGCATgagaaggaagagaaacaaagaCAGCGCGcggaggaagagaagaagagaCAGCATGAGGACCGGGAAAGAGAACGACAGCACAAGGAGCGCATGCACCAGAGAGAGCTTGAAGACAAGGCCAAAGAAAGAGAGGTCCGGCGACAGATGCAAGAGAGGGAATATGaggagcaagagaagaagaggaaGCACGAGAAGATCATCACACAACTGCAGAACAGAAACCTGGAATTGGTGAGTAGCAGCCCCAACAGAATTCCATCATCATCCCTTGTAGCAAATGGGGCTACACAGATCCCTATCTGAGTTTGCCCCCAGGTGTGGGGTCTGGCAACCCTTGGAGACTGAGGGGGGCAATATATGTGAGTCAGGTTCACAGGCACGCTCTAATGACACAAAGCAGCCATAACTCTGCTCAGCTGGCCAGCTAAACTGTGTTTAGAGGCACTTTGCAACACCAGAGCGGTACAGCCCAGCTGGGGTGTGTCTGATGGACACGCTATGAAATTACAGCCAAAGAGAGCAAGCCCAGTGGAGGACCATCCATTTAAAGAGTGGCCTTTGCAGTTTGGTACCACTGCACAGGCACATTTACCAGCCTGGCTTGGATAACCATTTCGTGCCAGCTCCCGCCCTGGATCTGCAGGGCCCCCATGATAAAATGTCAGTGGGATGTGCCCTGGGCCAACGCGTCATGGGATAAAGAGAGAAGTGGGAGGGTCTGAGAAGGAGGAATAAGGGGCATCCAGAACCCATGCAAAAATGGCCAAACCATTGAAGACATTTCCTTCCATGTCCTGGACAAAGAGATTAAATAACATTGAACCAAGACCAGATCCCAGTGGGACCCCCACTGGAAACACCTCCGAAGATGATGATTCCTGAGTGACAAGTACTTTCTGAGGTTCTGTTAAGCCAGTTTTTAAGCCATTTATTGGGTGCTACAATGTTTTtgtgtaatgctgatttttttaatgagaaTGTCATGCAGTGCTAAGTCAAATGTCCAAAGTTCACGTATACGACTTTGCCTGGGAGCAATGTCAGGTCAGCTGGGCTATAGTTACCCACATCATCCCATTTACCTGATTAAAATATTGGCagaacattagcttttttccagccctccagatcttcctgtgttcCAAGGTCCAGGTGCTGCTCTGGACTAGGATGGCCACTCTTAGCCAGACTCCCTGGTGATGGGCACAGTAAGAGCCTAGATACGCAGGAGGCACAGTGGTGGGGATGAGAGGGAATGATACTTCACAGTATGATGTGCCTTCTCCAAAGACCTCATTGCACCTTTCAACTCTAGAGGGTGTAAGTGGCCAAACTTACATCCCCTGCTCCCTCTTTGCAGCAAGCCCATAGCCCCAACTAAAACGGTTGCTGCCCCAGCCCTAGTGTCCATCTCAGATCCCCCCAGACCAGTCaatgat
It encodes the following:
- the GOLGA6L10 gene encoding golgin subfamily A member 6-like protein 10; amino-acid sequence: MGGIFSSEVALKKLENEEAEKKRQHEKEEKQRQRAEEEKKRQHEDRERERQHKERMHQRELEDKAKEREVRRQMQEREYEEQEKKRKHEKIITQLQNRNLELRILRLTGLSSSKNSPQRILVQDDHSSITRPTMPDAVESGDDSSDVNNDDYVDNIGSLY